TCctgtttccctttagaaaaggACAGGCCTCTTATGATGTCAACCACACAAGGTATAACAAaatgcaataagactaggcacaaaccctcttatcaaggctggaagaggcaacccagcagaaggaaaagagtcccatATGCAGACGAAAGAGTAAGAGATGCCCCTACTCCCACTACTAGAAGTCTCACAAAACTCCAAGCTAAATAGTCATAGCATGTAAGCAGAAAATGTaacacagacccatgcaggctctgtgattgcCACTTCAGTCCTTGAGAGCTCCTAGGGACCCTGCATACTTGATTCTGTGGACTGTGTTCTCTTAGTATTCTTGACCCCGCTTCCATAtataatccttcctccccatcctctacAGGATTCCAGAAGCTCTGTGTTTTACATGATGTtgggctgtgagtctctgcatctgtttccatcagctgctggaaggagtttctctgatgattaCCGGGAGAGGTGCCAATCTATTAgcatagtagaatatcattaaacatcattttattgacttttgtcAGTCATATGTAGTTCCACCCTAGGTCTCTGATCTATCCACATTTTGTAGTTCCTGGACTTCCAGGCAATACAAGGCATGGGCTCCCACTTAAGGTTTAGGCCTTAaattagaccagtcattggttggccactcccacaagctcTGAGCCAGCATTGCCCCAAGGCAtcttgcaggctggagagattttTTTGTGACAGGGATGGTGTCCCAATCCCACTGCTTGGTGACTAGTCTTGTTACAAAAGATGGAGTGTTCAGAGAtcaacacccttcaaaatattTACTAACATTTGTAACTTCTCTTTTGAGAACTTGCTATTTAATTCTATAGCCCATTTTTATTAGGTTGTTTTCACCATAGAAATCTTGCCTTTATGTAATCTGAATAGTAATATTCTATTAGATATACAGATGGGAAATATTTTCTCCCATGTAATAGACTACCTCTTCACTCAATCGACACTTTTCTCTGCTCTATGGCTTCTTAATTTCATAAGGACATATTTGCTGATTGTTGCCTTTATTCCCTGAGAAACCAGAGTCCTATTTAGGAAATACTTCCCAAACCCATATTTTAtagtactgtggtggtttgaatgaaaaacactccccccccccaaataggatcaggtatttgaacatttggtggGGCTGTTTGAAGAGGACTCTTGCAATCTAGACCTTTGCTGCAGAAGTGCATTTTCGGAGGTGGTTTTTGAGAGTTTATAGCCTTACCTTACTTCCAACACATCGCTACTCTGTGTATAGGACTGGCAAATGTGATTAGCCAGCTTCCTAATCTAACACTGCTGAAATACCTTCCTTGCTGTTATGAGCATCACCTCTGAAACTACATGCCAAAATAAACTCTGGTTTTGGTCACTGAATTTTGTCACaacaaaagtaactaacacaactATCTGCTTTTCCCTCTGACAGCTTCAGAGTTTCAtgtctattttctcattttccattgtcttattgctctagctaataAATCAATTGCTATATTGAACaatgacagagagagaatgattcttctaattttaaataattttaaattttaaatgtttctcctatgcactcattgataagtgactattagcccaaatgtttgaattgccctagattcacagaacacaagaaactcaagacggattatcaaaatgcgaatgcttcactccttctttaaaaggggaacaagaatacccttgtcagggaatagggatgcaaagattaaaacagaggcagaaggaacacccattcagagcctgccccacatgtggcccatacatatacagatgtattagacaagatggatgaagcaaagaagtgcaggccgacaggaaccggatgtagatctctcctgagagacacagccagaatacagcaaattcagaggtgaatgccagcagcaaatcactgaactgagagcgggacccctgttgaaagaatcagagaaaggactggaagagcttgaaggggctcgagacaccatatgtacaacaatgccaagcaaccagagcttccagggactaagccactacccaaagactatacatggactgaccctgggctccaacctcataggtagcaatgaatagcctagtaagatcaccagtggaaggggaagcccttggtcctgctaagactgaacccccagtgaaagactgttggggggagggtggtaatgggggaggatggggaggggaacacccatacagaaggggaggaggaggggttagggggatgttggcccagaaactgggaaagggaataacattcgaaatgtaaataagaaatactcaagttaataaagaaaaatggaagaaaaaaaaagaaagaagacacaatGTTGATtgaaggaaatgggaagaaaaagagaaaaagtttcaAACCAAAGAAGGTCACaaacattgaaaataatgaaGCAAATTTCAACTTAATAGCACTatgttctatttctccttccttggaAGGCCTGCTACCTTAGTagctacctaacctctgtggttgtTCTGATTGAAACACGTGTCTAAAGCTTAAAAGCTAATCTGCATACATGATAAAACATGCAATGTTTGTCTTTTgaagtctgagttacctcactgaggatcaTTTCTGGCTCCAGCAATCTATCTTGAGCTTCACCCCTTCGTATTtagcattgtgtaaatgtaccacattccaCCGTTCATTCATCAGTTAATGGATATCTAAGcggtttccaatttctggctgttATTAATAGACCAACAATAAAATAGATGAGTATCTCTGTAGCAAGATGTAAAGCTGTTTGTATATAGGCCCAAATGTGGTAAAGCTAGATTATGTGATATgtgattttcagtttttttaaggAAGCTCCATGCTAACTTCCACAGAGATCATACCCATTTGCAATAGCACCAGAATAAATTGGGTCTcctttccttgaaaaaaaaaatgtttctccatTTAGTATGATGGTGGATATAGATTTACATAGCACAGcatttattatgttgagatatcTTCCTTCTAACATTAGCATATTcatgatttttatcatgaagcaaTAAATTTTGTTAAAGGCTGCATCTGCCTTTACAGAGATGATTATGTAATCCTGACTTTTAGACTATTTATGTACCAAAGAACATTTATTGATTAACATATGTTGATTCATCCTTTTCTCTATGAATGTAGTCAAGTATTTTAGGGCACTTGCAttttcatgtgcacatgcagcatataaatacacataatttttaaaaaattatttggaaagaaaggtaaaaattgTTCCTATGCCTGAAGATCTTAAAACAGTCCCTCTTTTATGCCTAAGAGCTTCCGTCAGTGAGATATTATTCTGTAGAAATTTATATTTGTTgtatttctaattaattaattttatttatatgggcaCACTGctactctcttcagacacaccagaagagaccatcagatatcattacagatgattggaaaccaccatgtggttgctgggaattgaactcaggacccctggaagagctgtTAGTGATCTTAATcacctagccatctctccagcccctgctatATTTTtgctatataaataaatgcaattctTATTATTCCCTactaagtataataaaaatatataattataaataagcaTATCAAAATATGCAAGAAAGTATTTTTCTTAGAAATTGGTTAATAATTAATATCTATATTTAGTTAAGACTGATCGGAGTGCAAGTGTTTAATAAGTTGTCTGTAACCCATTATCTGATTAAGTACTCTCATCATTgccattttcatttcttgattCCTGAATGTATAGATCACTGGGTTCAGAAAGGGAGTGACAATTGCATCAAATATAGACAGAAATTTATCCAAGTGTGTGAAAGAAAAAGGCCATGTATAAATGAACATCACAGGACCAAAGAATAAGACAACCACCATAACATGAGCTGAAAGTGTAGACAGAGCTTTGGAGGAACCACTTGAAGAGTGTTTCTGAACAGTAAATATGATGACAATATAGGAAATGGTCAGTATGAAGAAGGAGCCCACAGACATGAATCCACTGTTGACTGAGACCAGTAATTTCAGGCTGTATGTGTCTATACAGGCTAGTTTGATGAACCGGGGAAAGTCACAGTAGAAGCTGTCCAACACATTTGGTCCACAGAATGGCAAGCTTACTACAAAAGCCAGTTGAACCAGAGAATGCATAAAGCCAACCAACCAGGAGGCCACTGAAAACAAGATGCACATCCGTGGGCTCATGATGGTCAGGTAATGGAGAGGCTTACATATGGCCACATATCTGTCAAAGGCCATGGCTACGAGTAAAACCATTTCCACACCACCAATGAAGTGAATGAAGAAGATTTGAGTGACACAACCTCTAAAAGAGATTACTTTATGCTTTTTAAAGAGGTCATAAATCATCTTGGGGGAAATAACAGAAGATACACCTAGGTCAATGAAGGAGAGGTTAGCCAGCAGAAAGTACATTGGAGAGTGTAAGTGAGGGTCCGATGCCACAGTGAAGACAATGAGAGAGTTTCCTGTCATGCTTGCTACATAAAATATGGAGGAGAACACAAAAAGGAATAGTTGAATGTCCCAAGAGTTGGTGAGTCCCAGGAACACAAACTCTGACACCGTAGACTGATTCACACCTTCCATTGGCTTTGTAGGTAGTGATACCTGAAGGAGAAAATGGGAGAAACTGTACATTATAATTGTATAAGAGGAAAGAAGGATCTCCAAGTTGTGAAAACTATTTTAACTATAGCATTGTAACTAAGCAGAGATGTGAGCAAGTTCCAAACATaaccaataacaaaaaaatcacaaattagtttttaaagtatTACTTAAGACCTATAACAAAATATATCATCAAAAACTCAAAACATAGTAAAGTTTAATggatgtttttaaagaatatttggacttggagaggtggctcatcagttaagagcaattGGAACTCTTGCAAAAGACCCTAGTTTTGTTCTTGACATCCATGCCAAGCAGATTACAGCAGTTCTAGCTGTAAGTAATTCAGATTCCAGAGAATTTGATATCTCTTTGTTTCCATGAGGTTTCCACAAATACAGAGCTTAGACTTGGGggcaaagacacatacacataatttttaattatgaagaGGGTATTTTTACAAATTGTTAATGACAGTGTAAAttaacacacatatttttaaaagtatggagACATTTCAAATACTACCATCAAGACTAGATTTGCAACACAGCATTGATATGTTTAAGACACTGGATTTTTTTCTCGATAGGGCAATACAAAAAGAGAACTGAGCAGATTATAAAGTAGAAAAAAGACAAGTGAAAATATTTGAGAGATTAGGATAGAATAGccatattatataaaattctcacaTTAAGGATGTtaatacagaagaaaatattatcatgtcatttagaaaatattatcatgTATGTTTTCCCATTTTCACTGTAgcagtttttataaaaattatgatgAACAACATTTATTCATTGAGCATTCATAGACATGTggattataaacacacacacaagattctATGAAAAATTTATCATATCATATTGTagagttctttttatttagaGATGAAACAGCATAATAGATAACATCTGGGCTTTGCATTCAGGACCCATGATTAAGCTAATTGTTCAACTATCAGAAAAGGTACTGTAACCCCTgaccttggtttttgtttctctgttaaaCAAACTAAAATGGTTACTTTGGTTAAGTTAGAGACACGAAACATGAAAGACAGTCCTgaaatcagtaaatatttgtcAGGATAAGGGTGACATGCTTATAGACACAATCATGTCCTCAATAGACAGGTGTTCCATTTGTGGATGCTGAATAAACGTTAACAATATCAACgcctttattcttctttctttgctcatAGTAGTGACCAACCCATGAGAATAATTACTCAAGAGTATTAAAGAATAGAAATAGGCAGAGAACATCACACTGCCATGCCCAAAGTATGCCTCAAAATGGCATACCTATGCCCCATTGAGTACCACATTACATTATTCGCATCATTTTATTGACCAAAAAACAACGTTCAAATGTAAAATTAGTGCATTTGCTCTCATGGAACACCATGTCTATTTTTAATACTCAATACAAATTTAATTCATTGATGAATTTCTCAATCAGACAGCAGACCCTATACAGTTGAATTTACATGTCTTCTCTTTAATGCATCCAAAAGTTTAGAATCAGAAAACAGGGAAATAAGTGTTTGCTGGAAACGAAAAGTTGTGAATCTATGTTCTTAAACCACTTAAAATATATACGATTGTATAATATTAAAGATTGAGTAAAATTATCAAgtgatagaaaatataaattgtaaTTTTTGCTTTTAACATTTCAAACTCTGCCCTAAGCTTGTCCTAAACATGTGTCCTCTAATTCTTTGTCTTCCATACTATTTCTTTAAAGTTCCCTTCCCAACCTGTGCCTGACTTTCATGCTAGCTTAACACTTCTCTGTCTATCTccctgtatctctgtgtctctgtgtctctgtctctctctctctctctgtgtctctctctctgtctctttctctgtctctctctctctctctctgacttttctctcatttttaggtgtgtgagcatacacacacacacacacacacacacacacacacacacacacacacacacagacaagcctcctttctctcctggagTACTGCTGAGATTTAAAATCTGCCTaggctgagatttttttcttctaaacactaataaaattattatcaagCTTCAAAAaagtgataataaaataaaaataagaacaaaatgaatGTCTAGACCTAGATCATGCAGAATGCACATGTAATAACTATGAAATTTGAAATATGCAAGTGTGTAACTGggcaaagaaaatgggaaagcTTACTGTAAGTTAggcataaaatatttgaattatgatttttttctcccccaaTTAAATCTGTCTGTATTTTCACTTTGCAGATCGTTTCAAGGTTTTCCTTAAACTTAACCAAAATTCTTAAATTCAGTTTAGAAcatattatattcatttaaaagttaGGGAGATATAAATAGTTCCATAtccttttcaaataaatatttatgtgacTGTCACCTCATACCTCTTTAAAAACCTTCCTGATCAGATCGCTAATCAAAATCCAATGAATGTTGAAACTCCAACTATAAACCACAgataataacaagaaaacaaattacacaTTTCGGTATTTTTAAGTATCATCTTCTTCTGAAATTTAAAACTGACATTCTATCAGAATGCTTGTTTTCAGCACTAGGTCCTTTGGTCATAT
The DNA window shown above is from Rattus rattus isolate New Zealand chromosome 5, Rrattus_CSIRO_v1, whole genome shotgun sequence and carries:
- the LOC116900579 gene encoding olfactory receptor 4F3/4F16/4F29-like yields the protein MEGVNQSTVSEFVFLGLTNSWDIQLFLFVFSSIFYVASMTGNSLIVFTVASDPHLHSPMYFLLANLSFIDLGVSSVISPKMIYDLFKKHKVISFRGCVTQIFFIHFIGGVEMVLLVAMAFDRYVAICKPLHYLTIMSPRMCILFSVASWLVGFMHSLVQLAFVVSLPFCGPNVLDSFYCDFPRFIKLACIDTYSLKLLVSVNSGFMSVGSFFILTISYIVIIFTVQKHSSSGSSKALSTLSAHVMVVVLFFGPVMFIYTWPFSFTHLDKFLSIFDAIVTPFLNPVIYTFRNQEMKMAMMRVLNQIMGYRQLIKHLHSDQS